A window of Caldicoprobacter guelmensis genomic DNA:
TAAAGCATTTCGCCACTTCCATTATGGAAGGATATACATCCTGAACATCTGCTACCCACAGGTCAATAGCGCCTGTGCCAAGCACCAGCTCTACGCCAATGGCATTTGATAGCGGAATGACTCCGCCGTAACGATACATTGCGGAAAGTCCTGAACAGCATATGCCGTAAAATTGAATGCCCAAAGCACCTTTTTGCTTTGCAAGGTTCACAAACTCCGGGCTTCTTCCCTGTTTTACGATTTCGCTCACCAATAATGGAGAGTGTCCGTGGACGGCAATATTGACGTACCCTTCTTTCAAGGCTCCTAAATTCGCTCTTACTGTCCTTCTTTGTGGTATGCCAAAAAGGCTGTCCATGGCGATGGAGGAACCAAGTACGCTGGTCCAGGCAAATGCAAGCCCACACCTTAAGAACTGCTTCATGACATTTTCCCAATCTCCATCGGTCCCCGTGCTTGTTCTGTGAAGAGCTTCAAACACCTCGTGATAGGCTCCGATGGGGAGAATATCAAGCTCCTCCCATACCCTTATTCTTTCTTTCGGTGCAAAGGCGTGCAAGGTTTTATGTTTGCCAGGGACCGCTCTACATAAATCTTCGATGAGAATATCGGCTACCTCAGAAGCTATTTCTTCCAAGGTTTTTCCCTCTGTATTGATTCCAAGCTGTAGGGCCGACTTTTTCAACTTATCAGCTCCTGCAATGGGCATATCTAGAAGCCCCTGAGCGGCAGCTTTTAAAGCCAGCATTATTTCGCGGCCCCTTGCTCCGTGAGCTGCCACTCCTGCTGCAACCCAGCGCAAAAGATTTCTGGCCACAATGAGGTCGGCGTCTGCGCCGCATACTCCTTTGGGGCTTTTTTTAGTGATCCTGCATGGGCCCATATTGCAGTTTCTGCAGCATACACCTGCTATGCCGAAAGAGCAGTGAGGTTTTTGTCTGTCAAAGCGGTCAAAACATGTTTCGCATCCGGCCTTTTCCATATGTAGAAGCATTTCTCTGACTGCCGGATCGGGGGTGTATTTCAGTACATCGCTTTTTGAAGGGAAGCTTTTTTTATATTCCTCTACTGCCTGGATATAGTCGTTAAAGTTTTCAACATGATGGTAGTAAACCCGCTCTTTATGGCCGAGGTGTGTATGATGATAGTGGTACGGATGGTGCGAGTTCATTTCCAACCCTCC
This region includes:
- the cooS gene encoding anaerobic carbon-monoxide dehydrogenase catalytic subunit — protein: MNSHHPYHYHHTHLGHKERVYYHHVENFNDYIQAVEEYKKSFPSKSDVLKYTPDPAVREMLLHMEKAGCETCFDRFDRQKPHCSFGIAGVCCRNCNMGPCRITKKSPKGVCGADADLIVARNLLRWVAAGVAAHGARGREIMLALKAAAQGLLDMPIAGADKLKKSALQLGINTEGKTLEEIASEVADILIEDLCRAVPGKHKTLHAFAPKERIRVWEELDILPIGAYHEVFEALHRTSTGTDGDWENVMKQFLRCGLAFAWTSVLGSSIAMDSLFGIPQRRTVRANLGALKEGYVNIAVHGHSPLLVSEIVKQGRSPEFVNLAKQKGALGIQFYGICCSGLSAMYRYGGVIPLSNAIGVELVLGTGAIDLWVADVQDVYPSIMEVAKCFKTTVVTTSDSARLPGAEHYGYDHIHSNLSETKALARKIIKRAIDSFASRRNVPVFIPQYEVEAEVGFSLEYAISHFGSIEVIADALRDGKIAGIVNLVGCNNPRVIYEKAITDIASILIQNNILVLTNGCASFPLLKLGFCNKSALSMTGSELREFLQPDLPPVWHMGECLDNARASAFFRALADALGKDIKDMPFAFASPEWSNEKGVGAALGFRLLGINSYHSVYPPVQGSEKVMKFLFEDTQKTLGSVMVVEVDHEKLAERIVSDIKNKRKALGWE